The following nucleotide sequence is from Archocentrus centrarchus isolate MPI-CPG fArcCen1 chromosome 6, fArcCen1, whole genome shotgun sequence.
GCATTAAATATACCAGGATACAAAAGTACCTTGGTCGATAGACCATAATGCAGGttacttttttttcatgctaTGATCTCATTTATGTACTGTTCTCTTAAGGTTTAACATTCAATTTCTATACTTCTAAATGATTAGCATTTCGAATCAAAAACTCATCCAGTGTACTCGGTGTGAAAACAGAatggaagggggaaatggaggCAGATATCCAAAAGAACATCCTTTCGGTGTGTGAGATATGTCTCATGCATGCCAGTATCAAAATGGAAAGTCTCTAATCATGCTCGTGTGAAGCTCACGTTATCATTGTGCTGTGTTGCGTCTAAAGGGCATGGCATCGAATCACTTGGTGATGACACAATTACAGCAACTGctggaaaacagcagcattgCAGATGTCTGTGAAGCAAGTAGATCACTGTCTGTTTATATCCAAACAAGAGAGATCAGTCTTCCTCCTATAAGGTGCTTTGCTGAGTAGAAGATCCTTTGCAGAGGGAAAGGGGAATGGAGGGACGGTGGACGGCTGGGGGGGTCTCCTAACATTTTTGGCGCTTACCATTTGGCTGCAGATGCTTGCATGTCTGCAGTCATTTCTGGTGCATTGTGCAACTTGCTGAAATGTTATCTGTACCCCATGCATATAAGATTTTAATTATCACACTGTGGTCTGATAAGACTTTGTGTGCTCTGCATCCTCAAGGGAGCCATGTACATGTGTAATGatcaatgttttctttttgatgtAACTATATATTTGTAGTATCAGAATAATTATTCTATCTACCTGTCATAGACTCtaacagctttgttttttttttctgtttcctttctgTATAGCTGAGCATAATTGTAGGCCTAATGCCACAGAGCGTTTTGGGGAGTTAAATGAAGCATTCCTAACTTATGGTCTACTCCACCTATAACAGTCCCACAGAGAGAGACTAAAATTCCTACCTACTGTCTAAACATCTGTAAGCAGCttgcttttatttacacagtTTTGGTTGGCTATAGTGCAATTGCCAGTTCTGAGGTTTGCCTCCCTAAAATTATCGATGCTATTGTTTATGTCTCCATCAATCTCCATGTACTCTGATTTGCTGACGGTAGATGAACTACGGCGGCTGGAATTGGTTTCAGATGGGATGTTGGGAGTGCTGACATTGAGCAGCTGGGCTTGCTCTTCTCCCTCAGTTTCCCTGTGGTAGAAGTAGTTGAAGTTGGATACAATGACAGGCACTGGGAGTGCAATTGTCAACACTCCAGCGATGGCACACAGAGATCCTACAATCTTGCCTCCTATAGTGACCGGGACCATGTCCCCATAGCCCACAGTTGTCATAGACACAACAGCCCACCAAAATGCATCCGGGATGCTTCCAAAGTACGATCCTTGCTCGTCTGCCTCAGCAAAGTAGACCGCACTGGAGAACAAGATGACTCCAATGAACAGAAAGAAGATCAGGAGTCCCAGCTCTCGCATGCTGGCCTTGAGGGTCTGCCCCAAAATCTGGAGTCCTTTAGAGTGTCGTGACAGCTTGAAGATCCTAAACACCCTGACCAGACGGATCACCCTGAGTATGGCCAGAGATGTTGCCTGCTCTCCCACCCCCTCATTATCTGGGTCTTCAGCCAGCTCAGTGCCAAGTGTAATGAAGTAAGGGATGATGGCCACTATGTCAATCGTGTTCATCATGTTCTTGAAGAAGGCCGGTTTGCTTGGGCATGCTAGAAAGCGTACTATCAACTCAAAGGAGAACCAGATTATACAGAGAGTCTCAATGACAAAGAAGGGATCAGTGAGAATATCTGGCTTGTAATAAATTGTTGTGTTCCCCACTCTCTCTTTTCGACCTGCTGGGTCCCCTTTTAGTTGTGGTAAAGTCTCTAAACAAAATATAACTATTGAAATCAGGATCACCATCACGGACACTATAGCAATTCCCCTGGCAGGGCCTGAGCTTTCTGGGTGCTCGAAGAGGAGCCAAATCTGACGCTGGAACTCCTTCTCAGGTAATGGACGCTCTTCCTCCCTGATGAAACCCTCATCCTCACGAAACTTCTCCATTGCCTCTACTCCCAGctcataaaattttatttcttctgAAAACATATCCAAAGGGACATTCACCGGTCTTCTCAGCCTCCCCCCAGACTGATAGTAATAAAGGATGGCATCGAAGCTGGGGCGGTTTCTGTCGAAGAAGTACTCGTTTCTCAGAGGATCAAAGTACCGCATCCTCTTTTTTGGGTTGCCCAACAATGTTTCTGGAAACTGGGAGAGCGTTTTCAACTGCGTCTCAAATCGAAGACCCGCTATGTTGATAACCACCCTCTCGCAGCACTCATGGTCAATGTGGTCAGGGGGGTAGGTGTCCTGAGGATGGCCAGGGACAGCCGAGGTCTCATCCATATTATCTCCCGCTACTACGGTCATTTTGGGACGAGGAGATGATTAAAGAGGGGAAGGAATTGTGCTGGGACGTTGGTTAGTCTGGCTGAGAAGGCATTCAGGATTGGGAAGTAATTTTCCACTCCTCAGCTTCCCACACCCCTTAAACCATTGGAGGTGTCCCCAGATACTAGGGGGCTGGCTGCTTTGCCTCAGTGCGGCTCCACTGTGGTTCTTGCTGGCTTGACCATTGCTCCTCTCCGGTGCATCTGCAGCTATTGTTGCTGCTGCATCTGTCacccagagagagaggaagaaaggggGAGATAGAgatagaaaaagagagagggagggagggaggaaataATGGGATCAAACAGCACAAGATATTTGCTGTATCAGCATTTTCtgcagttcatttatttatttatttacttctcTCAGCCTGCGATTAGTGCAGTTATTtcatattaaaagtaaaaataatgcaTAGAGTAAAGAAATTATGTAATATGTCTGTATTTTAAAGCTCTCTTTACAACTTAGTAGTGAGTTTATAGTCATGTTATGATACAACAGTTATTTTCTATACTGGTTTAAAATTCCTATAAATAATTCTTCTGGCATTTTCGCATAGTTGTAAAACATTTCTGTACAAATTTTGACAAAGAAACGCTGAAGCTCTGTGTCTTAAAGGAGAACGACAGTGATTTATCCTATGGTACTCTCAACAGCCTGAATTATGACGCATAACAGCTATTATTATTTCTACATGTATGTAGTCTGCAGCCCAAGTGCTGGCAAAACGTGAAAGTGCATATAATAAAAACACTTCAGTACATTTTAGCCAAAAGAATCTGTCGATGAATAATAGTCTAACCAAAACTGTTATATAAGTTTCGAGGCTTACCGTGGTTTGATCTTGAAACGTCTTGAATGCGTCTTATCCTCGAGTAAAATCATCCAAGAGTAGCGCATCAGTGGGTGTCATGTGGCAACTTTGCATTgtaccaatttaaaaaaaataaataaataaataaaaaatcctaGAGCCTCACTGTGCTCGTCGCCATCCAAAGTGTGTGTCAGTAAGTAGGATGCAAAATGAgataaaaaactgaaatcagATAGTGAGGAAAGCCTGAGATGGAAAAGGAGCGAAAAGAGAAGATCGCAAAGCCGCGGCGTTGGTGGGTGCTCGCGCGGCGGCACAGTGGTGTGAACAGCTCGCAGTATACCGCAGGAGAAAATCTTGCACTGCAATTCGGGGGGGAGATACATTAAGGGGCAATAAGCGAGCCCTTGACATTTCCAGACATCACTGCATCAGCACAAATCTGCTGCTTTTTGCCACTAGACAAGATGACGGGCAGAATGACTTTCAACGCAGCACCAAGAGGccagtaggaaaaaaaaaaactggtagcTGAGAGAGACTCGAGTGTAGCAACGATGTCCAAATGTTTTCTCAACAATGTCAAACATGTTTTGCTGTGCATTTTACATGCAAGTGCAGGGGATGCGATGGAGAAGAGAGGATGGGGAGGGGAGTGGAGTGGAATGGAGTAGAGTGGAGCGGAGCGGagatgagaggagaggagaggagaggtgaggagaggagagggagggcagctgaaggaggaggagttggagggttTCGACGCAATGCAGACCGGCTCTACTAAAGCACGCCGCCAGAAGTTCTCCATACACCACAAAAACAAGAACGTTTGTGTGCCAGCGCTGGTGCAATCACACTGCAAAGAAAGACAGTTCCTCTGAACACACTCCACGTAACATCTGAGATAATCTAAATCTTAGAAAATGAGGCTATCATCAATTGGTGAGATTAAAACATCAGTTTTTCTTTCATCAGGTTTACTTAATGATTTACGGATTAAACCGGCGTTAGTCGGTGGTGTCAAGGACTGCGCAAGTCTGCATCTGAGCCAGTGTGATATCAGATTCAGTGTAGTGAGTTTGAACATTTTACTAATGAGGAATGAGACAGATTTGCTCACCAACAATCGGTTGGAAGCCCTTAAAGCTTCGAAACATTGCATCCTTTGATGCATCCAGGCTGTGTAGATCTCACGTCTGATCCTTTATAACATACTTAGTGTGAAGTCGCTGTTACACTTGGCCTCAGAAGACAGGCAGGTATACGAATAAGGCGGGGAATTTTCCACTGATGACTTTCAGCACCACGGAGAGCGCAGATGATTGACCGTCGTCTGAAAACTTCGAATTCCCTTCAAAACAATAACACGCACTCGCGTTATGTCAGCAAAATAAGCAAATAATCTGCTGTGTTAATCGCTGACCTGTATGCAGACGCCTGGGGTTAACAGTGACGGGCTGAGCTCACCTTACTGAAAACAAATATGTCCTAACTTTCTAAAACACAGAATAAACACAAAATCGTGTAATCGGATTTCTGTCTCATTTGTTAAAATGTGCTTTGAGCCAACCCCCTCCATTTAACACTATGACATTTTATTAAGTTAATTGGTTTCGTGGCAAGACAATCCAATGTCTGATTCTGTGCCTATTTTCCATGATTCAGCACCAAAAgtgataaaatgtattaaactaATTAGTGGGTAtagattttactttttattttatttatttatttgagcaaAGAGCTTGATGTTTTTCGTGTCTGGTCTCCAtggtgaaataataaaaaatgaccAGTGCtatgttttcttcttcataATTCATTTATAAAATGGATTAAGTTAAGTTCACATACGTgtttaaattagaaaaataaatattttattacattttaaatccaCAATGAATTCAGTGCATGCAGACGTTGCATTGTAATGCTCTGGGCTATGATGTTTACAGTCTGAATGTTTGTATACAgaataaagttacattttaCAACGTTGCATTATAAGCCTCAAGAGAACATTaagaattagaaaaaaaacccaatatatatatacacagttcCTTTATACAAAGAAAGCATGGTCATTCATAAAGCGTACACAAAAGAATGTTTTGTGCACATAAATATAGAATCCATTACGCAAGACTGAACCTTTCCCATGCGTTTCCACTGTAATGTCTCTGTAGGTTACAACACTGGCTATGCATAGTCCATCCAGTATTTTGGAGAATAAGAGAGTGTCACGCTTGTGTCTTGTTGTGACTCTGAGGGAACAACAAGCTTCACTTAC
It contains:
- the LOC115781774 gene encoding potassium voltage-gated channel subfamily A member 1-like; translation: MTVVAGDNMDETSAVPGHPQDTYPPDHIDHECCERVVINIAGLRFETQLKTLSQFPETLLGNPKKRMRYFDPLRNEYFFDRNRPSFDAILYYYQSGGRLRRPVNVPLDMFSEEIKFYELGVEAMEKFREDEGFIREEERPLPEKEFQRQIWLLFEHPESSGPARGIAIVSVMVILISIVIFCLETLPQLKGDPAGRKERVGNTTIYYKPDILTDPFFVIETLCIIWFSFELIVRFLACPSKPAFFKNMMNTIDIVAIIPYFITLGTELAEDPDNEGVGEQATSLAILRVIRLVRVFRIFKLSRHSKGLQILGQTLKASMRELGLLIFFLFIGVILFSSAVYFAEADEQGSYFGSIPDAFWWAVVSMTTVGYGDMVPVTIGGKIVGSLCAIAGVLTIALPVPVIVSNFNYFYHRETEGEEQAQLLNVSTPNIPSETNSSRRSSSTVSKSEYMEIDGDINNSIDNFREANLRTGNCTIANQNCVNKSKLLTDV